The genomic interval CGCTGACAAGCGGATCACGACTCGGCGTGACATGTTGCTATGTGAGCGGCATCCGCCTGCAGCCGCAATTGCGGAGTGCCGACTCGTTGACGCTAGCTTCGCGAATGCTCCGCCATACATCCAGCGAGCCGCGCATAGGCCGCCTGCAATCCGACCAGCTTAGCCGTGAAGACCTCGTTACCGGCAAGAGAAACCGCAAGGTTGTTCGTATCCGCTTTTTCCTTGAGCACCGACATGATTTGCACGGCGACCATCAGCGTGCCGTATGGCGTATTCCCAATGGTGGTCTGCAGGGCGGGCCAGTTGAACGCGCCGTCATTCCCATGAACAGCGAGCGTCACGCGCTGCGTCGAGTGAGCGGTCTTTGGAATACGGGGACCTTCGAACCACAACATCCCGGACCCTGTCCTTGCCATTTCGGCGTCCATGGGACCATGAATTGAATAGGTTCCATTGGTGGTCACGAAACTGACTGAACATTGGTAGCCATCATTCCCTAGATCGCGCATCAGTACCCAATAGTAGTCATCTCCCTTATCGAAAAGCTCGTGGGCAACCGTTCCATTGGCGCTCAGGCTGGTGCCATCGGAAGCCGCCCGAGGCGCCGCCGCGCTCGAGAGCAAGGCACCTGCGGCCAAAGCGATAGAAAGAGCCTTCAGGACAGTCCGTACCTTCGACATAGATAACACCTGTCATATAAGGGATGCGCCATTGGTCAATTGCAATGCCTCCTGCGCGAAGCCGCCGCTAGTAAAGCACTATGGAAGGGAGCCGCCCAACCCTGGTTTGGTACGGCAACATCCCCAGCATACCCACCCGTCAGGCCCGCCCCAGCGGTCCGGTGCAACGGCCTATATCCCGAGAATACTTTGCACTATGGGCAGGGCACCAATCCGACTGTGTCCCCATAGTTGACCGAGCACATGTGCTGTTCAGGCGGTGCCGGTGGTCGATAATTCGGAGACGTACGCTTCTGGATCTCTGCGCCCTCCGCAGCCTGCTGGTCGGCTTGCCACTGAGCATCGTGCTCAAATCTTCGGCGGATGGCCGCCTTTCCCTCAGGCGTCTTGTTATAAGCCTCGGCTGCCGCTTGCGACTTCTGCAACTGAAGGTGATAGAGCTGTACTTCCTCGGGCGTCATTGTGTATTTGCTTTGGGGCAATGTACAGCCGCTCATCACCACCAGTGCCAACAGCGCGCCTGCCAACACCTTTCGTTGTCCTGAAGACATTGCAAGTCCCCCTTAAACGTTGTTATTTATTGCGCCGTCCGGAAGGCGCGCGCCGCGTATCGTGTCCAACCACACGCCAACCAACCTGCCGGCATACGGATCAAATGATACTAGTCGTTCTACTTTTGGGTCAAGTTGCGATTGGGTGTACTTGCGTTGGCTTTGCGCCACACGTTCTCGAAACCGGGTCCTATCCGGCTGATTCATCGGTGCGGATAGCCGCGAGCACATGCGTTGACAGGCCCGACGGCTCAATCATCAACGCGGGCAAGTTACTTCCCTTTTCGGGAGATTTTTTTTGCTGGAGGCAAGCTTGGTAAATGTTGCGTCAGAAGGGCTTTGGCCGCATGCCAAGCCTCCGTGGCGCAATGGGCATTATTTGACGCTCGGGCTTCAACGGTGGCGCCATCGAGAAGCAACATGAAGATGCCGCTCAACCATGTTGCTTTCGCGGTGGGGAGTATCTCTTCCAGCGTGCCCGCCATTAGCCGCGTCATGTCCCGACGATAGCGAATGGCGACCTCTGATATCTTCGGGTGATCCCGTCCGAACTCGGCAAGCGCACGCTCGAACAGGCAGCCGGCAAATTCGGGAGCACGGAACCACGCTCCATACCAGTCGAAGACCGCTTTCACCTTGGTCTCCGGGTCCTCTTGCGCACGCATGTGCGTCTCGACGCTTGCGAAGATGAGTTCGTACCGTTGGCCAAGGACCGCGTGGATCAGATCGTCCTTGCCGGCGAAGTTCCGGTACAAAGTCATGCGCGCGACCCCGGATTCGCTAATAATCCGCTCGATACCGATCGACTGGAAGCCGTGCATCGAGAAGAGTTGCGTCGCGGTATCCACCACCATTTTCCGCTTGCTTGCTCGCATTGAAACCTCTCCCTGGTGCCCCTTCCTTGCGTCGAAGGGTCGCCCGCTGAAATACAGGCGCGTCAGATCCGATTGTAGCGGCTTATGATGAGTGGACTATTGATGCCTTGCCAACCGCCGTTCGACCCTGCCACTGTACGACCATCACGCCCGCGCGCAACTGCCTGGGCGAAGGCATCACAAGCATTAAATCGCGCCAGGGGTGCGCACGGCTTCACCGTCTGGCCAGACGATCACGCTGCCCGCAGCGGGAAGCACTTCCAGCCGCGTATAGTTATCGGTGAAGCGAACGTCGAGGCTCCTCGCGACAACAGGCTCCGTCACGCGCACGACCGGCAATCGCTTCGGCTTCGCCGTCGAAACGGAACACGGGTAAGACGGGGCCGAAAGTGTCTTCGCAGCCCAATTGCATCTCGGGCGTCACGTCGACGAGCACAGCAGGTCGGGCCAAGTTCAGGCAAGCGTTTGGCGCCGAGGACTATGTAGCGGTTCGGCGGTGGAGCATGCCGATCGATCTACGGCGATCGGTCAGACAGGGGGACGGCTCAATGACAGCCAAGATTGAACCAATGGCTGTTGCCACTGATATCTCACGTACTCCAAAAGCCGCTGTGGCATAGGATCGCCATTCGGTGCGAGACGATTCAACAAGAGCGCAAGGTCTACATCGGCGACGCTCCACTCGCCGAAGAGGTTCTCGTTGCCGGCGGCCGGAGGGGTTTCAGCCATCAAAAACAGTGTTTGCGCACCCGATTGCGCAGCATCGGACAGCCGTGGCTGGTCCGTAGCGAATTGCCTCCGTTCGGTCGTTCCTGCCTGATTGGCATGAGATCACTGCGCAACCACGCCTGTAGCCGATCCAAGATCCGAGCGTTTAAACGGCAGCTTTCAAGATGGACGCGTCGCTCGAGCGTCGCCGCCAGGCGAAGACCGAGAGTCTCTTCATGGCCGACACTTGCCCGTCGTCCCACACGCGTGCGCTAGAGGGCCGCGTGTCGCGCTTCAGACTCTACCCGACCATGCCTCCTGAGGAAGAACGGCAAATGATCGCTCCGTCTTTCACGCGCGCACAAAGTGCGTCCGTCGGCGTGATGGTTCTGACGCGATGCTCCGGGACATGGCCCGGCCTGACGGTCCGCGCGAGCGATTGCAGCGTTCGGGTAAATCGCGGGTAAAAACTAGACATGCCACTCTGCGACCAGCCATTGAGCCAGGGCGTGCATAGGCTTCCACGATCCCGCGTTGGCTCTGAACAACAACCATGCAACGAACGCATATTATGCAGCCGACGCCATCATCGCAGCGCCCTCTTTCTTTTCGCCGCAATACCTTCCCCAGTCCTCCATCATCAGGCGTCGACGCTCGAGCTGGTCGCGACGCCGGTAGGCCGCCACTGTCTGCGATGCGATGACATGAGCCAGGGCTTCCTCAGCGAGCGAATCGGGATAGTCCGTACATTCGGCAACCCAGTCGCGAAACGTCGACCGGAAACCGTGTACGGTGATTCCGTGTCGCGACATACGTCTCAGAAGCGTCAGCATCGCCATGTTCGACAACGGACGCCCTTCCTTGCAACCCGGGAAGAGATAACCGTATTTCGCCTTGGGCAATGCGCTGCGCACGATCTCGACAGCGCGGTCACAAAGCGGTACGCGAAGGGGCCGGCCGCTCTTGGTACGATCACCAGGAATTGACCACGTGCGGGCGGCGAGGTCAAACTCCTCGGGCCGCGCAAAGCGCACCTCGTTCGTGCGAGTCGCCGTGAGGATGAGCAGATGCAACACACGCGCCGCACGACGGGGACGTTGCTCAACCTCGCTGATAAACGCTGGCAACTCCTCCCAGGGTAGTGCAGGATGGTGGTTTACCTGCGAGCGTTTCTTCGAGCGCGGCAACACAAGCTGCAGATGATCAACGTATCGTGCAGGGTTGCTGCCGACGCGATGACCCAGCACCGTCTCTGCGTCGAGAATTGCCTTGATGCGGCCGCGTACACGGCGCGCAGTCTCCGCCTTCTTCGTCCAGATCGGCTGAAGGATGCGTACGATCATCGCGGTATCAATGTCGCGCACCCGGACGTCACCGATCACCGGATACGCGTACGTTTTGAGCGTGTTACCCCACTGCTGAACATGCTTGCGATTTCGCCACTGTGGTTCATGCGCACGGATAAACGCTTCAGTTGCTTCACGAAACGTCACATTGTTATCCGGAGATATGTCAAGCAGTTGCCTTCGCTGCTGCTCACGCCGCGCGAGAATGGGATCGATCAGGTCCCTGACCATGTCACGGTACCCGGCGGCCAGTTTCCGCGCCTCGCCCAGAGAGACCCGCGAGAGTGGACCGAGACCCATCTCCCGCATGCGACCGTTCAGTTTGAACCGGAACACCCATGAACGCGCACCGCTGTCCGCGATCTGCATATAGAGGCCACCGCCATCCGCGTAATGACCCGGCGTCACCTCCTTCGCGACCCGCGGAGCGCTGAGTCGATGCAACTGTCGTCCAGCCATGTTGCCCTCCCTACCCACAAACCCACATCGCTACCCATACTTCGTGAGGAAATTGTGCGGGACGTCAACGGTAGCCGCAAGCACGCCGTTACCCATAAACCGCTTTAAAATCAGCGATCTACAGGACATCAACGGAAGATGCCGGAATGGCCCGGAAAGCCCATGTGGCGGAAGGCAGCCGGAGTCGAACCGACCTGAGAGCGTCTGACGCCCTCAACTGGGTTTGAAGCCCAGCCGCGCCACCGGACACGAATGCCTTCCTAAGGTGACCAAACTACACGTTACCGATCAAAAAAATCAAAGCAGATCGAGCCAGCGACTATCCGTGCGCAGCAGATGAAGCCCACGGTGGAAGCGAGTATACCCAACCCGGTCGAAGAACTCCAAAAGCTGGATCGCGCGTTTCCGGCCCAACCCGGTGACGTCGCGAAACGGTGCGGCCGCAACCGTGCCGGCATTCTTTTGCGCCTCGGCAGCCGCGATCGAGGCCAATTCCCGAATCATCTGCGGGTGGTAAAAAAGATCGCGCACGACCTGAAACAGTTCGCCCTGCCGCGCGAGTTTGCGCATCAACTGACGCACACGCTCCTCCGGTACGCCGTGCGCGTTGGCCAGATCACGCACCCACGGCGGATCGAAACCACCGGCTTTCACCGCAGGCAGCAGCGTCGCCGCGAGCGCGCGATCCGCTTCGTCGAGCGTCACCGCATGGCCCGGCAGATGCAGCCAGGGCCCGCGTTTGACGATCTCGCCACGCGTCGCGGCATCGTCGACAAGCGCGCGCCACAGCGCATCGTCCACCAGCGGCGCCGCGATGCGCCGCAAGCGCGAGATGTCCGGCCCCAACTCGTCAGGCGAGCGTTCGTGGTATTGCGCGAGCGTCGCCGTCAATCGCGAATTGAGCGCTTGCCAAAGCGCGTCGGCGACTAGCAATGCGTCTTCGCCTGGCAACTCCACGACCCGCGTGTTGGCCGGCAATGCGAGCGTGGCCGCCGGCATGCCCGTCAAACGCTCCAGCAGCGAGCGCGACAAGCCATGCGGTGCTCTCGCGAAGATAGCGTCGAGCGTGGCGGTGTCGAGCATGGTCTGAAGCGCATCGAGCCACGCCAGCCGCTCGACCGAACGACGTTTGCGCGACGGCGCGAACGGATCGAGCACATGACCGCCGCCAATCGTGCGATTGGCCTGCGCGTTGCGCACCACGAAGCGATCGCCCGGCAGCGCGCAAACCGGTCGCTCGAACACGAGTTGAACGCGGGCACGCCGACCGGCGCCGAGCGTTTCCCCGTCGAGCAACGCGACATGCGCAACCTGGTGCTGCGTGCCCAGATGCACGTGCAACGGCGCCCAATGCTCCAACGCATGCGGTGCATCGGCGAGCAGCGTCAGCATGACGTCGATTCGCTCCGACGCTTGCGAGAGCCGCGGATCGACGATCCAGTCGCCACGATCGATCGCGCTCTTCTCGATGCCCGCGAGGTTCAATGCGCAGCGCTCGCCAGCGCGTCCGCTCTGCGCCGGACGATTTTGCGCATGAATGCTGCGCACACGCACCGGTTGATTCTTCGGCGCGAGCAGCATCGTGTCGCCCACCGCTACGCGGCCCGACAC from Paraburkholderia phytofirmans PsJN carries:
- a CDS encoding aldehyde dehydrogenase, which gives rise to MQLGCEDTFGPVLPVFRFDGEAEAIAGRARDGACCREEPRRSLHR
- a CDS encoding tyrosine-type recombinase/integrase, with translation MAGRQLHRLSAPRVAKEVTPGHYADGGGLYMQIADSGARSWVFRFKLNGRMREMGLGPLSRVSLGEARKLAAGYRDMVRDLIDPILARREQQRRQLLDISPDNNVTFREATEAFIRAHEPQWRNRKHVQQWGNTLKTYAYPVIGDVRVRDIDTAMIVRILQPIWTKKAETARRVRGRIKAILDAETVLGHRVGSNPARYVDHLQLVLPRSKKRSQVNHHPALPWEELPAFISEVEQRPRRAARVLHLLILTATRTNEVRFARPEEFDLAARTWSIPGDRTKSGRPLRVPLCDRAVEIVRSALPKAKYGYLFPGCKEGRPLSNMAMLTLLRRMSRHGITVHGFRSTFRDWVAECTDYPDSLAEEALAHVIASQTVAAYRRRDQLERRRLMMEDWGRYCGEKKEGAAMMASAA
- a CDS encoding TetR/AcrR family transcriptional regulator produces the protein MRASKRKMVVDTATQLFSMHGFQSIGIERIISESGVARMTLYRNFAGKDDLIHAVLGQRYELIFASVETHMRAQEDPETKVKAVFDWYGAWFRAPEFAGCLFERALAEFGRDHPKISEVAIRYRRDMTRLMAGTLEEILPTAKATWLSGIFMLLLDGATVEARASNNAHCATEAWHAAKALLTQHLPSLPPAKKISRKGK
- the selB gene encoding selenocysteine-specific translation elongation factor; this translates as MIVGTAGHIDHGKTSLVKALSGVDTDRLKEEKARGISIELGYAYVPLENGDVLGLIDVPGHEKLVHTMTAGASGIDFALLVIAADDGVMPQTREHLAIVELLGIRQGAVALTKVDRVDAQRLREVHDEVRAFLSGSVLQDAPVFDTCAVQADDPGVAALKAHLHAAAAAWRMKRDDGLFRLAVDRVFTLSGQGTIVTGTVVSGRVAVGDTMLLAPKNQPVRVRSIHAQNRPAQSGRAGERCALNLAGIEKSAIDRGDWIVDPRLSQASERIDVMLTLLADAPHALEHWAPLHVHLGTQHQVAHVALLDGETLGAGRRARVQLVFERPVCALPGDRFVVRNAQANRTIGGGHVLDPFAPSRKRRSVERLAWLDALQTMLDTATLDAIFARAPHGLSRSLLERLTGMPAATLALPANTRVVELPGEDALLVADALWQALNSRLTATLAQYHERSPDELGPDISRLRRIAAPLVDDALWRALVDDAATRGEIVKRGPWLHLPGHAVTLDEADRALAATLLPAVKAGGFDPPWVRDLANAHGVPEERVRQLMRKLARQGELFQVVRDLFYHPQMIRELASIAAAEAQKNAGTVAAAPFRDVTGLGRKRAIQLLEFFDRVGYTRFHRGLHLLRTDSRWLDLL